The stretch of DNA CATGAATTAGTAGAAAGTGAGCGATTAATTAATGGAAACGCCAATTTTAAACACAATTAATTCGCCAGCTGATTTAAAAAAATTAGCATTGCCCGAATTAACTCAATTAGCCACTGAAATCCGATCGGTCTTATTGAACAAAGTCAGCCAAACTGGCGGTCATGTCGGTCCCAACTTAGGGGTCGTAGAACTCACGATTGCTTTTCACACAGTCTTCAATTCGCCGATTGATAAAGTCGTTTGGGATGTGTCTCACCAATCGTACACGCATAAAATTTTAACCGGACGTAAACGTGCTTGGTTGGACCCAGATCATTATGATGATGTGAGTGGCTATACAGCGCCAAGTGAAAGTGCCCATGATTTCTTCAATATCGGGCATACTTCAACTTCAATCGCCCTCGCGACTGGCATGGCCGTTGCCAGAGATTTGCAACATCAGCCTGGCAACGTCATGGCTGTCATTGGTGATGGCTCATTATCTGGCGGTTTGGCCTTAGAAGGCTTAAACACCGCCGCCACACTGAAAACGAACCTGATCATCTTAGTCAATGATAATGGTATGTCGATTGCCGAAGACCATGGTGGCTTATACGCCAACTTAAAATTGTTACGAGAAACGAACGGTCAAGCAGCCACAAATCTCTTTAAGGCCATGGGCTTAGATTATCGGTACGTCGCTGACGGTAATGATCTCGCTAGCATGCTCGCCGCCTTCAAAGCGGTGAAAGCTATCGATCACCCCATCGTTTTGCACGTTCATACGGAAAAAGGCCATGGTTATGCCCCCGCAATGACGCACAAAGAGGCCTTTCACTGGCATGTTCCTTTCGATCTAGCGACTGGCAAAACCTTAAACCCACAAACTGGTGACTCTTACAATGACGTGATCCACGCGACACTGGAACACGAATTGATTGACGAAAAGACCCCTTTAACCGCTATTACCGCGGCTGTACCTGGCATTTACGACTTGAAACGATTTGGCAAACAGCACCCGGCGCGTTACTTTGACGTTGGTATCGCCGAACAAGAATCAATCAGTTTTGCGGCTGGTCAAGCACAACAAGGCTTGCGACCAATCGTCTTTCATTCGGGAACTTTCCTGCAACGCGCGTACGATCAACTTTCCCATGATCTCGGTATCAACAAATTACCAGTGACCATTATGGTTGCTGGTGGCAGTATCAATGCTGGTGATCCGACTCACCAAGGAACCTTTGACGTCGCAATGCTTTCAAATATTCCCGGCTTAACTTACTTGGCACCAACCACTAAAGAAGAACTCGCGGCCATGATGCATTGGGCCTTACACCAAGACCAAGGTCCGGTTGCCATCCGAGTCCCTGGCAATGGCATCCATTCGGCGCCGCTCAAGACCTTCAACCCACAAAAAATGCAACCCTATCACGTGGGTCAAAAAGTTGCCCTACTTGGCGTTGGTAGCCTATTGCCGTTAGCCGAACAAGTCCAAGCCAGCTTACGCGAGCATGACATCGATGCCAGTGTCTATGATCCTCGTAATTTGTCCGATTTAGACACCACAACTTTAACCGACTTACTGACCAACCATCAGTTAGTGGTGACCTTGGAAGAAGCCAGCCTAAGCGGTGGCTTCGGTGAAAAAGTTGCCAGTTTTTATGGCAATACCGACATGCACGTTTTAAACTTTGGTGCCGCGAAACGCTTTAATGATCGCGAAACCTCAGCAGAACTTTGGCATGAGTTTAAACTTACACCAACACAACTCGTGACCGAAATCATGAAGAATTTATAACGATATCAATCATGCGGCGCAGCTAAATAAAGTTGCGCCGCATTTTTAGGCCTAATACATTATCGCGTTCCTATTGATGAGGACTTAAATTGTCGTTCCGGTTGGTCTGGACTGATTCACTTGTTAAATCGCTATCTAACGTCGGAGTGGACCAGCTCGTTTGCCGTGTCGAGACACTTAGCTGGGCGGTTTTGCCCAGGTTAGTGTCTGGCCGACTTTTAAGACGTGGGTTTCGGCTTGAAAGCGCCCTGCAGACCGCCTTTTGGCTGCAGGTCTGCCCCACGGCGAACGAGCGGGTCCACGTAGACGGACAAATTGGACAACTATTTTAAAGCCAAACAGGACAATATGCTGATTAAAATTGTCATCAATTGACATCATGGCGCACCTTCCACATACTTAATCCTAAGCAAACTCTAGGAGGATTAATGATGCCAACCAAACAAGCGTTACTCATTATCGATTATACGAACGACTTTGTTGCCGACAAGGGTGCCTTAACCTGTGGCAAACCTGGTCAAGTTTTAGCACCGGCTATCGTCAATCTCGCCGAGCAACAATTTGCCCAAGGCGACTGGGTTCTATTGCCGACAGATGTGCACACGCCACATGATCCTTATCATCCGGAGAGCAAATTATTTCCACCCCATAATGTTCGTAATACTTGGGGCCGTGAGCTCTACGGTCCCTTAAAGACTTGGTTCGAAGCACATCAAAATGAAACCACTGTTTGGCAATTTGATAAGACGCGCTACAGTTCATTTGCCGGCACCGATTTAGATTTGCGACTCCGCGAACGTGGCGTTCTAACACTCCATCTAGTGGGCGTTTGCACGGATATTTGTGTGCTGCATACCGCAGTTGATGCCTATAATCTCGGTTATAAGTTAGTCATTCATGAAGCCGGGGTCGCAAGCTTTAACCAAGCTGGACATGATTGGGCACTAGGTCATTTCAAAAATAGTTTGGGCGCAACTATCGTTTAAACCTTGTGAGCAGCCATTGCATTTTTAGTTGACTCCCTTATACTTTTAATTAAGGGGGAATTTCACATGACAACCGAATCAACTGCAACAAGTTTAATGCAAGCAATCAGCACAGCGGACAACGATCCAGAAATTAAAGGGAACGCTGAACTGAACAAACTCTTACTCAAGCACGCAACACAATTGGAACAAGGCAAAGATTTCCATCAAGTTGCCGGCGACTTGAATCAAGCCCTACGCTTATGGGGAATGGGACATCTACATGGCCCTAAAGCGCTAGATCCACTTTACCAGGCAACCGTTGCTGCGGCACCTGGTATTTCGGCACAAAAGCCGTATGCCGCACCATCTAATCACTAAAATTAGGCTATTTAAAATAAGCGTCGTAAAGCCGGATTGGCTTTACGACGCTTATTTAGGTCATTTTTGAAATAATCGACTCAACAAGTTAACCTCATTAATTTGCGGTCGTTTCAACCCATTTATTTAGTAAGAAAATATTTGCGACGGTTTCCACCACGATGATGATCAACATGATTGTGACACCGACCCACCATGAACTAGTCGTGTTGCCACCCATTAACGACGTTGAGATCCAAGCCACCTGCCCCATTAGGAAACTGACGACCCGGAAAGTCAAGATGATCATAATGACGTACACAATACCGTTCACGAGCCGTTGCCGAGCGCGTGGTAAATAGTTGCTGGCAGCACTTGTAATCAAATGTACCAGTGAAACCGTACTCCAAGCTAATAAATAGATGACTAGCATAATAGCCAACATGCCTAAGCAAACCCCGATGGGATTAGACCCGACAGTGCTTAATTGTAAATTAGTTTGGAGGTCATCGTATATTGGCGAGAGTGTTGACCAACCGATTAACGCGGTCAGTAACATCAATACCGCTTGCAATACTAATAGGTAGAGAAAGCTGACAAAGGTTGATAACAAGTTAGCCGCATAAAACAAGCTATCTTTAATGGGCGCTAACCGGAACGTATCGCGCGTAAACGCCTGCTCATTTCGAACCGCTAGCAACACAAAGGAGACAAGTGACGGAATTACCGACCACCCCATGACGGCATAGAAGAGCGTTCCCGAATTGAAATTGCCTTGGATCAGCGTCCAAATTGATGAGACCGCTACCGCAGCCAATTCTAACAACATGAGGATATGAATACTCCGAAACTTTGAACCGCTCATGGCCTTAAACAAGCTACTAAATTTCGTCATGATCGTCACCTCCGGCATATAAACTTTCGTAGTAGTCTTCAATTTCTAGTCCTTTTTCATCGCGCACTTTATCCGCACCGATGTGAACCGCAATCCCATGATCTTTGACGATCACGATTTCATCTAAAATAGGCGCGATTTCGGTGACATAGTGATCACTAATTAAAATCGTGGCCGCTGCTGGTTTCCATTGCAAAATACTACTGATGATTCGTTTACGACTCATGCTATCAATCCCACTAAAGGGTTCATCAAGCAAGTACAAGTCCGTCTGGCGGGCTAACGTCAACGCGATCACAACTTTTTCTTTCATCCCTTTAGACAAGGCTGCTAACTTTTTAGTCCCATCAATTTGTAAGAATTTAGCCATGGCTTGATAGCGGGATTCATCAAAATCTGGATAGATAGTTTGATAAAATTTCACGACCTGCGCGACTTTATAGCCACCACTGAAGCCATGCAACTGTTCTGAAAAGCTGACATGCCGTTTGCGTTGTGCAAGTTCAGAATCACCACTCACTTCAATAGTTCCCTTACCTTTAGCACTACCCGTAATCAGGCGCATGAGCGTCGTCTTACCGGCACCATTTTCACCTAACAAGCCCACGATTTTGCCGGCATCTAACGTGAGATCAACGTTGGTTAAAATCGTTTTACGATTCTGTTTATAAGCTAAATTTTTAATCGTTAATACTTTTGTCATCCTGCTGGGCCTCCCTTTGATCAATATAGCGTTGCAAACTTTCAATAATTTCATGATCACTTAAATTTAACGCATGCAATTGGTCGTAGACTTGCGCTAATTGTAACATGACTAATTGTTCTTTTAATTGGGCCAACCGTTCGTGGTCTTCAGTCACAAAGTTACCTTTGCCACGTTGTGAAATGATCGTTCCCTCGGTGATCATTTCCGCTAAGGCGCGTTGGACCGTATTCACATTGACCGTTAAGTCGACCGCTAATTGGCGCACCGCTGGTAACTGATCGCCCGGCTTCAACTTGCCGGTCAGCATTTCATGATACAAATGAGTCTTGATTTGATAATAAATCGGGATCTTGTCGTCAAACTTCAATTTGTAACGCCTCCCTAGTGTTCTATTTAACTATTACACTATAACATCAGCTATCCATTTGTGCAAGGGAGAACCTGTAGATGTTGCATTGACACAATTTGCTTAACTTGCCGCTCCGGTTGGTCTGGCTTGATGCTGGAACGTGGTGGCCACGTTTGTGAGCCAAAGGACGGTCTCACAAGCCGGGCTTTTCCTCAGCTGGAAATTTCGCCAGCAACCGAAAATTTCACCACTGAGCATCATCCAGCCCGCCCTGCGTTAAATAGTAATTCTAATTGGTTGTTATCAGATTCTAATTTTGACAATATTTCGTTGATCATAACCACT from Lactiplantibacillus brownii encodes:
- a CDS encoding ABC transporter ATP-binding protein; the protein is MTKVLTIKNLAYKQNRKTILTNVDLTLDAGKIVGLLGENGAGKTTLMRLITGSAKGKGTIEVSGDSELAQRKRHVSFSEQLHGFSGGYKVAQVVKFYQTIYPDFDESRYQAMAKFLQIDGTKKLAALSKGMKEKVVIALTLARQTDLYLLDEPFSGIDSMSRKRIISSILQWKPAAATILISDHYVTEIAPILDEIVIVKDHGIAVHIGADKVRDEKGLEIEDYYESLYAGGDDHDEI
- a CDS encoding GntR family transcriptional regulator → MKFDDKIPIYYQIKTHLYHEMLTGKLKPGDQLPAVRQLAVDLTVNVNTVQRALAEMITEGTIISQRGKGNFVTEDHERLAQLKEQLVMLQLAQVYDQLHALNLSDHEIIESLQRYIDQREAQQDDKSIND
- a CDS encoding bacteriocin immunity protein — its product is MTTESTATSLMQAISTADNDPEIKGNAELNKLLLKHATQLEQGKDFHQVAGDLNQALRLWGMGHLHGPKALDPLYQATVAAAPGISAQKPYAAPSNH
- a CDS encoding ABC transporter permease — protein: MTKFSSLFKAMSGSKFRSIHILMLLELAAVAVSSIWTLIQGNFNSGTLFYAVMGWSVIPSLVSFVLLAVRNEQAFTRDTFRLAPIKDSLFYAANLLSTFVSFLYLLVLQAVLMLLTALIGWSTLSPIYDDLQTNLQLSTVGSNPIGVCLGMLAIMLVIYLLAWSTVSLVHLITSAASNYLPRARQRLVNGIVYVIMIILTFRVVSFLMGQVAWISTSLMGGNTTSSWWVGVTIMLIIIVVETVANIFLLNKWVETTAN
- a CDS encoding 1-deoxy-D-xylulose-5-phosphate synthase; the encoded protein is METPILNTINSPADLKKLALPELTQLATEIRSVLLNKVSQTGGHVGPNLGVVELTIAFHTVFNSPIDKVVWDVSHQSYTHKILTGRKRAWLDPDHYDDVSGYTAPSESAHDFFNIGHTSTSIALATGMAVARDLQHQPGNVMAVIGDGSLSGGLALEGLNTAATLKTNLIILVNDNGMSIAEDHGGLYANLKLLRETNGQAATNLFKAMGLDYRYVADGNDLASMLAAFKAVKAIDHPIVLHVHTEKGHGYAPAMTHKEAFHWHVPFDLATGKTLNPQTGDSYNDVIHATLEHELIDEKTPLTAITAAVPGIYDLKRFGKQHPARYFDVGIAEQESISFAAGQAQQGLRPIVFHSGTFLQRAYDQLSHDLGINKLPVTIMVAGGSINAGDPTHQGTFDVAMLSNIPGLTYLAPTTKEELAAMMHWALHQDQGPVAIRVPGNGIHSAPLKTFNPQKMQPYHVGQKVALLGVGSLLPLAEQVQASLREHDIDASVYDPRNLSDLDTTTLTDLLTNHQLVVTLEEASLSGGFGEKVASFYGNTDMHVLNFGAAKRFNDRETSAELWHEFKLTPTQLVTEIMKNL
- a CDS encoding cysteine hydrolase family protein, yielding MMPTKQALLIIDYTNDFVADKGALTCGKPGQVLAPAIVNLAEQQFAQGDWVLLPTDVHTPHDPYHPESKLFPPHNVRNTWGRELYGPLKTWFEAHQNETTVWQFDKTRYSSFAGTDLDLRLRERGVLTLHLVGVCTDICVLHTAVDAYNLGYKLVIHEAGVASFNQAGHDWALGHFKNSLGATIV